From a region of the Pseudomonas fulva 12-X genome:
- a CDS encoding VOC family protein, whose translation MSTLQTTTPARLLYLHMGSKEPQRQIDFYKRMMDLQGERQADGSAVLLGPNRAVHISPADQSGLLAAAYRLASAQHLGELRQRLEQKCCPVADIDSPLLDAGAFSIRDPQGRETIFGTSSTLQHADLPGMPGRLQHVVFQTTELEAVVDFYVNTVGFTISDNVVDAQSGQLMVCFLRSDDEHHSLAFFRGSRNEWDHHCYETNEWNDIRDWGDRFAKEHINIFFGPGRHGPGNNLFFMVVDADRNRLEFSAELQTTTSDTPPGQWPQCEHTLNSWGRAWIRT comes from the coding sequence ATGAGCACATTGCAAACCACCACACCTGCCCGCCTGCTCTACCTGCACATGGGCAGCAAGGAACCGCAGCGCCAGATCGACTTTTACAAACGCATGATGGACCTGCAAGGCGAGCGGCAGGCCGATGGCAGTGCCGTGCTGCTGGGGCCCAATCGGGCCGTCCATATCAGCCCGGCGGATCAGTCCGGCTTGCTGGCCGCTGCCTACCGCCTGGCCAGCGCACAGCACCTGGGCGAGCTGCGCCAACGCCTTGAGCAGAAGTGCTGCCCGGTCGCTGACATCGATTCCCCGCTGCTCGATGCAGGCGCCTTCAGCATTCGCGATCCCCAGGGTCGGGAAACCATCTTCGGCACCTCCAGCACGCTGCAGCACGCCGACCTGCCAGGCATGCCGGGGCGCCTGCAGCACGTGGTGTTCCAGACCACCGAACTGGAGGCCGTCGTCGATTTCTACGTCAACACCGTGGGCTTCACCATTTCCGACAACGTGGTCGATGCACAAAGCGGCCAGTTGATGGTCTGCTTCCTGCGCTCGGACGATGAGCACCATTCGCTGGCGTTTTTCCGCGGCTCACGCAACGAATGGGATCATCACTGCTACGAAACCAACGAGTGGAACGACATTCGCGACTGGGGTGATCGCTTCGCCAAGGAACACATCAACATCTTCTTCGGCCCAGGCCGCCACGGCCCCGGCAACAACCTGTTCTTCATGGTGGTCGATGCCGACCGTAACCGTCTGGAGTTCTCCGCAGAATTGCAGACCACCACGTCCGACACGCCGCCCGGCCAGTGGCCGCAGTGCGAGCACACC
- a CDS encoding bifunctional 3-(3-hydroxy-phenyl)propionate/3-hydroxycinnamic acid hydroxylase, whose product MTTLYMQSGVLIVGAGPTGLTLANLLGQADITTIILDRKASTVAEPRAVSIDDESLRTMQAIGLADEVLRDVVPGYGVHYFDRPGGHCFGKVEPTSTAYGFPKRNAFRQPLFEATLRKGMDRFASLTQCFNHELLSFTQDEQRVVAQVRNAAGEQITISADYLIACDGGRSPVRKQLGVAMVGSSFQSRWLVVDTDQDDDPFWQTRVYCDARRPIVEVPGPHKTRRFELMLRPDESDEQMLDDAKLRELLRPFRDDKPTSVVRKTVYTFHARVAERWNVGRVFLAGDAAHLTPPYAGQGMNSGIRDAHNLGWKLIQVLRSGMHPSVLDTYEQERRGHAWALIQLALNLGVVMAPASALRARLISGLFRVIGHIPPLRDYFLQMRFKPKPRFTQGLVVSSSITAPFRTGEMFPQPTLEDSEGRDCKLDDLIGDGFALIQCGRAQSNALDQLQHPLWAALGARQIIVEPGDAPASVAQQGGPSILRDRHNALPAAFFESRAIIVLRPDRYIAALFDCHDEMHVADSLQALFNPQPVASATPFALAAEALR is encoded by the coding sequence ATGACAACCCTATACATGCAGTCTGGCGTCCTTATCGTGGGTGCCGGACCGACCGGTCTCACCCTAGCGAATCTGCTCGGCCAGGCCGACATCACCACCATCATCCTCGACCGCAAGGCCAGCACTGTCGCCGAGCCCCGTGCGGTATCGATCGATGACGAGTCACTGAGGACTATGCAGGCCATCGGCCTGGCAGATGAAGTGCTGCGCGACGTAGTGCCCGGCTACGGCGTGCATTACTTCGATCGCCCGGGCGGCCATTGCTTCGGCAAGGTGGAACCGACCTCGACCGCCTATGGTTTTCCCAAGCGCAACGCCTTCCGCCAGCCGCTGTTCGAAGCCACGCTGCGCAAAGGCATGGATCGTTTCGCCTCGCTGACCCAATGCTTCAACCACGAGCTGCTGAGCTTCACCCAGGATGAGCAGCGCGTGGTCGCCCAGGTGAGAAATGCCGCAGGTGAGCAAATCACCATCAGCGCCGATTATCTGATCGCCTGCGACGGCGGCCGCAGCCCGGTGCGCAAGCAGCTTGGCGTGGCCATGGTCGGCTCCAGCTTCCAGTCGCGCTGGCTGGTGGTCGACACCGACCAGGATGACGATCCGTTCTGGCAGACCCGGGTGTACTGCGATGCCCGTCGCCCAATCGTCGAAGTGCCAGGCCCGCACAAGACCAGGCGTTTCGAGCTGATGCTGCGCCCCGATGAAAGCGACGAGCAGATGCTCGATGACGCCAAACTGCGTGAACTGCTGCGCCCCTTCCGCGATGACAAGCCCACCTCGGTGGTGCGCAAGACGGTCTACACCTTCCACGCCCGGGTTGCCGAACGCTGGAACGTCGGCCGGGTATTTCTGGCAGGCGACGCGGCCCACCTGACCCCGCCCTATGCGGGCCAGGGTATGAACAGTGGCATTCGCGATGCGCACAACCTGGGCTGGAAGCTGATTCAGGTACTGCGCTCAGGCATGCATCCGTCGGTGCTAGACACTTACGAGCAGGAACGCCGCGGTCATGCCTGGGCACTGATTCAGCTGGCATTGAACCTGGGCGTGGTGATGGCCCCTGCAAGCGCGCTGCGGGCCAGGCTGATCAGCGGACTGTTCCGCGTCATCGGTCACATCCCGCCGCTGCGCGACTATTTCCTGCAGATGCGCTTCAAACCCAAGCCGCGCTTCACCCAGGGCCTGGTGGTCAGCAGCAGCATCACCGCGCCCTTTCGAACCGGCGAGATGTTTCCACAACCGACCCTTGAGGACAGTGAAGGGCGCGATTGCAAACTCGATGACCTGATTGGCGATGGCTTCGCGCTGATCCAGTGCGGGCGCGCGCAAAGCAACGCACTCGACCAGTTGCAGCACCCGCTCTGGGCCGCACTCGGCGCGCGGCAGATCATCGTCGAGCCTGGCGACGCCCCAGCCAGCGTGGCGCAACAAGGCGGCCCGAGCATTCTGCGCGACCGCCACAACGCCCTGCCTGCAGCCTTCTTCGAGTCACGCGCGATCATCGTGCTGCGCCCGGATCGCTATATCGCCGCCCTCTTCGACTGCCATGACGAGATGCATGTCGCCGATTCACTGCAAGCCCTGTTCAACCCGCAGCCCGTTGCCTCGGCCACCCCATTCGCCCTGGCCGCCGAAGCGCTTCGCTGA